From the Leptospira biflexa serovar Patoc strain 'Patoc 1 (Paris)' genome, one window contains:
- a CDS encoding ATP-binding protein — protein sequence MKILFVDDEETIRELFWEYFKDEFNVTLASDGMEALAISNQNTFDLIISDISLPKLNGIQFIQKLRADGNQTPFLVITGDSDIQIAIDVFRMGAVDFFLKPFRMEALRSRIKKFENADIDLTLLYNSGEITQFSGDCKIKLKPQIKKLTSYIAFLTKQILNSPHASTEDLISIKIVLYELLANAIEHGVAGVSYAEKQECLESNLDYFKFVDERCADTNSSVFVELLMDDVGVTVVIRDEGNGFAVSSIPNPIENPSANLVSGRGIFLAKMNIDSIVYNEKGNEVRFFKTWNRIVH from the coding sequence ATGAAAATCCTTTTTGTAGACGACGAAGAAACAATCCGAGAATTGTTTTGGGAATACTTCAAAGACGAATTTAATGTCACACTTGCCTCCGATGGGATGGAGGCACTTGCTATTTCTAATCAAAATACTTTTGATCTTATCATTTCAGATATCAGCTTACCAAAATTAAATGGAATCCAATTCATCCAAAAATTAAGAGCAGATGGAAATCAAACACCATTTCTCGTCATCACTGGTGATAGTGATATTCAAATTGCTATTGATGTATTTCGAATGGGGGCCGTGGACTTTTTCCTAAAACCCTTTCGGATGGAAGCTCTCCGATCGCGAATCAAAAAATTTGAAAATGCTGATATTGACCTCACTTTACTTTATAATAGTGGAGAGATCACACAATTTAGTGGTGATTGTAAAATTAAATTAAAACCTCAAATCAAAAAATTAACTTCTTATATTGCTTTTTTAACCAAACAAATTTTAAATTCACCGCATGCTTCGACTGAAGATTTGATTTCGATCAAAATTGTATTGTATGAACTTTTGGCGAATGCTATTGAACATGGTGTCGCTGGAGTGAGTTATGCGGAAAAACAAGAATGTTTAGAATCTAATTTAGATTATTTTAAGTTTGTGGACGAAAGGTGTGCGGACACCAATTCTTCTGTTTTTGTAGAGTTACTAATGGACGATGTCGGAGTGACAGTTGTGATTCGAGATGAAGGGAATGGATTTGCTGTCAGTAGTATTCCCAATCCAATCGAAAATCCAAGTGCCAATTTGGTCAGTGGACGTGGGATTTTTTTAGCCAAGATGAATATTGATTCTATTGTTTATAATGAAAAGGGCAATGAGGTACGTTTTTTCAAAACTTGGAATCGAATTGTACATTGA